The DNA region AGTGGCAAGAACTGCACTTCTTCGAAGAAGTAATTACGGAAGGGAACTACGAGGCAGAAGTATACGCTTCGGATGATTCCCAAATGCCCCTCCCACGTAAAAAATTAAAGACACAAAGGGACAGTAGCAGTGTAGAAAATTTGATTGGAAATTACCCAAACGAAACTGAAAACATCCACAAGAACCTCGACCGTAACGACCTACTGTTCTTGGGTTATGCAGGGACATTCAAAAAATTATCACCTCAAAAACAAACTGTGATCAAAATGAAGATGGCGCTCCTGTTCGGTCAGGCAGAACTCGACGAATTAGGTCTACAGATATCACCTTCCTCCTTTTTGTTTAGCTTAAACTGTCCTTCCTGTAAACGTGATTCGCTGGATATCAAGAATGCCAGCGAGGAAATGAATCGTGATAGTGCAGATCAATCAAATAGTGAATCTCCTGTACAACAGACATCTTCGAATTGGTTTGATGAAGTCAAAGAGGAGAtatgataaataataaatacGACAACCCTACAAACAACAAATTCACTGTTTATAAGTATCTGCATATGTAATTCCACTCCTGTAATGATGAATAATTAAGACTGAACTCACACATAcataaataaatatagaatttgaAGCATATGTTTCAATTTATGTAACACAATCCGAGGTACAAGGAAACATCGAATTAAATACCATTGAGAGTTTAAATGATCGAATATAATAAGTTattctatagtctatccaaatccgagaggccagcgtaaacacaCTGACTAACGGgtgatcttatttaaggtactcctcttattggtcaaagcttcaggaacgccatgtttgcaggtgggagtaatgcagaaccgcattacgtttgattcattgattgtatgcgaattgttgtgtagaactgcagagatcattcattgctttttctttcgtaaattggtttatagttgtagcaagttattcaagttacaagcatttaagataatgtcgagtactgatactgctgaggaatcgcatgttgacttaagtcctccaaaaaagatacgtctgaaacgacacttcagtgccgagataaaagatatgattttgaatacttatgaaattgagattattcaaaatgcaggaatgtgtttaaaggacgtagaactccgagttgctgagagacttggcattggagctcgaagtgttaggagaattatttccgaatacataaattccggcaacaaatcaaaatcggaccaccaaatgggagtccttatcagatttcgataaaaatgtaatacggcgaaaagttcacgagtttttcttcagaaatgaacacccgactatagagaaagtattaaaaatagttaatgaagactcgaacttgccaaattttaagaagagtaccttctctataatattgaaaaaacttaatttcaaatatggacatcgccaacgcaacagttttttaatgaaccgtgacgacattaaatgttggagaagaaactatctcacgaaaattaggaccttccgtgatgaaaacaggaagatttactgcttggatgaaacttggttaaatgccggtcatactaaatccaaagtgtggaccgatgaaacagttacatcttctcggcaagcgttacttgctggattatctactggattaaaaatccgtctgggaaggtcttgaattttgagtttaaccctcggtttcataaagcttgatcagagaatcaacgatcgattgacggatgaacgtcaattagttttcagtcgataagttggtcataagcattctgaatatcattcttgcaccaaataattatctatacacgcccatttgatgattctcaactgctactcctccaatatattcggaaatatgaaagtttcaatgatttccttcgggaaatcgaatgccaaatcgttgatcgagcaatcaaagttttgtgaaacttgatgtaagtaccattttggtggaaaacaatttcaacattatttttcaaatgaagtgaatatatttttccaggcaaagggcaaagaattatagtgtgtcatattggcagtgacactggttttttaactgggggactctggactttccaatccaaaaaaaactggtgactaccatgaagaaatggatggtcagtccttcgaaaagtggtcgagggtatacttcctaaattggaggaaaattctatagtagttttagataatgctccttaccattcaaggaaaatggaaaaaattcctaattcacaattcagaaagagtgatatccaacaatggttgagggagaaaaatattgatttcacccctgacctcataaaagcgcaatagttgcagatagtcaggcagaacaaagaaaactttgaaaaatacatcgtggatgaaaccgcaaaggcccaaaatattactgtacttagattaccgccctaccactgcgaactgaaccctattgaattgatttgggccgatgtcaagaattttgtggcagataaaaacaccacatttaaaatggctgacgttcaaaatctttttcaagaggctctctcacgggttacttccgaaagatggagaaagtgcgtgaaacatgtcaaacaaaaagttgaggtagacaagtggaaactggataatattatggatgatataacaacagtcatcgtcaacttagaggaaagttctgcatcttctgacgacactacggggtagtcacttttacaaaaaaaatattgttacacatttatattatatacatagtatttattaaagtgggaactttagattaattgttcattactgagactcgtagataagcatacatatttttcaccggaactggaacactcaaaaagttttaaaatataacgctctcggaattcaatttattagtacacctctgcgttatcacgttcttgacgcgtgatcagtgcatgctgcaatgtttacctctggcctcttggatttggatatactatagtttTCCAGATTCCTAATGACCTTGTGCGTCGTAAAATCTATTTCGGCAATCGATCGTGTAAGTATACATTTTTTAATGCCATGATAGACATTGAGTGAGCAGGCACAACAATCATGACACACACGGTGTCATGGAAAGAAGGATCTATAGGTAAGTGTGAGCTGAGTTTTAACATTTCTTCCATTTAGCTCTAGAAGTGTGTTCACTCAAAACTAAGAGTACCAGGAAATGGctcaagatatttttcttttagGAAAAGCTGTTTTAGAATATTCTGCTGATGATGAaggatttgaaaaaatatttccagATATTTGTCTCTTCAAAGGCATAaaagtattcaatttcaatatatgAGAGGAAGAAGTTCAAAACAATATTTCAGGAGGTAAATTCAATTCCAAAATACTTACATGAATAGTGGAAACTATCTAGATC from Coccinella septempunctata chromosome 1, icCocSept1.1, whole genome shotgun sequence includes:
- the LOC123316948 gene encoding uncharacterized protein LOC123316948 — protein: MADDTERLINLVKERVLLYDPRHTAYKNVSKKTEAWEEIAHELCQNSETVKVKWKNLRDSYVKYLKYLRGDSGSKKKFRNWPWASHMEFLQESLYLKTAQWQELHFFEEVITEGNYEAEVYASDDSQMPLPRKKLKTQRDSSSVENLIGNYPNETENIHKNLDRNDLLFLGYAGTFKKLSPQKQTVIKMKMALLFGQAELDELGLQISPSSFLFSLNCPSCKRDSLDIKNASEEMNRDSADQSNSESPVQQTSSNWFDEVKEEI